TAAAGTCTTCAGTAGCTATTTGGCCTAGCTTATTCTTCTGAACAAAGGCTGTCAGCTTATCACCGAAGTTACGGTAAACCTTATACGATTCGGGCGTACTAAGCGACGTTTCCTTATCCCCCAAATACCGTTTTAAATCATCTAGCAGTAAGTGCGTATCCGGCTTGGTTACTGAGGTAGGCTTTTTCACTCCCGGCTTAATATCGGGGTTGTAAACCGCGCCATTCTCTAACTGCTGATTGATGAAGCGTTCCCACTTCTGAGCTTCCTTTAATCGGTCGTCTTTCTTCTTTAGTTTATTGAAGTGCCGACTAAAGAAACGGCGTTCACATTGCTGGGTTTTAACATTCCATTGGTAGAACTCTAAAAGCCATGTTTTTGAGGTGTCGTAATCGAAGTGGTAAAGTTTACAAAGTCGGAAGGGTGGTATTGATTGAGAGTTGTTTTTCGGCAACTCCATAAGGGTACTTGTTAAGCGATTTGTTAAATTGAGGTGGCTGAACATGATAAATCCTGTTTTCCGGGCTGGAAAGCAGGATTTAGGGGTGTTTGGTGGAGAATATCGGATTCGAACCGATGGCCTCTACAATGCCATTGTAGCGCTCTAGCCAACTGAGCTAATCCCCCGTTTTGTGGGTGCAAAGATGATGAAAAAATCTACTCATCCAACTCCAATAGCCATTTTTTTTACTCCAGTCAATATACTTTCCCGCCTACACGGTTAATGTTTGTTTTCTGTTATCAAATGTGTAGTTTTGACAATAGTCTAGTAACCGTATGCATACCGTTTATATCATATACAGCCCTACCATCGACCAGTACTTCATTGGTCAGACTAAGGACCTCCGCATCACCCTGTGGCAACACAATGCCAAAACCAACCCGGCCACAGCCGATGGGAAACCCTGGGAAGTGAAGTTTACGCAGCAGTTCCCAACCCGAAACGAAGCCCTAAGTCTGGAAATGAAGTTGAAGAAAAAAGATCGCGCCCACTGGGAAGAACTCATCAATAGCACCCAGCCAACCGTCTGAACTCATCCACCATTGTATAGAAAAACCGCTCCAGAGAGCGGTTTTCGTTTTTTAGTTCTTATTCATTTCAGTATCATAAGCATTTATATGCCATCTCTCAACAGTAATATGCGTGCCGTAGGTACGATACTGTTAATCAATTTCGTACCTACGGCACGCCTTATGCAGTCAATCTGGTTGTAGCTGCAAACATTGGATCGCTACGCAATTAGTTAGTCTGAAAACCTCTTAGTTAAAGGCGCATTCGTTGTTGGCAGTACCCACTATTCATCAAAATGGCCGCAGAGCTTTGACGAAACGGCCTTTGAAATAATCGCTGTATAGGTTGTCTTCACGTACACCCCGTGAAGACGACGCGTGGATAAACCGGATTTCCTGAGCGCCGTTTACCTCTGTCACAATACCCGTATGCGAGACATACCCCGCCTGCCCCTTATCGGGAACAAAGAAAATCAGATCACCGGGCAGAATTTCGGCCACTTCTACTTCATGCCCCACTTCCGACTGCTGCCACGATATCCGTGGCATTCGCAGGCCA
This window of the Spirosoma aerolatum genome carries:
- a CDS encoding GIY-YIG nuclease family protein; this encodes MHTVYIIYSPTIDQYFIGQTKDLRITLWQHNAKTNPATADGKPWEVKFTQQFPTRNEALSLEMKLKKKDRAHWEELINSTQPTV